DNA sequence from the Malus domestica chromosome 11, GDT2T_hap1 genome:
GCATGATTGCTGTGAATGATGGCATACTACTTCGCAACCATATCCCACGAGTTCTCAAAAAGCACTTTAGGGGAAAGCCCTACTATGTGGATCTGCTGGATTTATTTAATGAGGTGGAGTTTCAAACAGCTCATGGACAATTGATAGATTTAATTACCACTCATGAAGGAGAGAAAGATCTATCAAAGTACTCATTGTCGCTGTAAGTAAATATTATGACGGTTTCAAATTTATATGATTGATTTCCAATTAAATCTATTTCCTTTTCCCGTTTCTAATGCTCAAGTGGTTGTCTTTTCATGCAGTCACCGCCGCATTGTTCAGTACAAGACCGCTTATTACTCTTTTTACCTTCCAGTGAGTACAAATTTCTTTTACGCTTTCATAGCTCATGGTTCTCAGATTCATTTCATCTTTATAGTCAACCCCCCTCTAAAACGGTTAATTGTCAATTTTGCCTTAGAGAAGATTTCAACCATGGTGCCTAACGTAGGTAGAAAGTCTGCTTTCTAATTGGCATGTAATGTAAAGGCTGTTAGGTGTAGTCCTTTTCTGTGTGAATGAAACTGAAGATTTTGAAGATTTTTTGGTTTCTGATCATATATTTGAATAGCCGAAAACCTCTATAGAACGAAGTTTTTATTTGCTTGATTTCCTCCGTAAAAGAAGTTGGTTTAGATTCATGTGTTTCTATCTTCCTGAACACCCgaaaccatataaaacaatTAACGTTCATCCcaggatttgatgaaatttctGACATAATTATGCTTATAACCAATCTATGCACTCAGGTAGCATGCGCGTTGCTAATGGCAGGCGAAGATCTTGAACGCCATGCTGATGTGAAGACTATTCTTATTGAAATGGGAACTTATTTTCAAGTACAGGTAATAGTTAATTTCACGTATAAATCCTCTATTATTTTATTGCTGATAAACTGTAGGATGACTAGGGAAAAAGAAATGGAGGATTGCCAAACCCACAGCTCCCCGACCAATTTATGAccaccatttttctttttcttccttctatATAAGCCCCTTCTTTCTTATTTTAACTGAATGATATGCTGATGTATTTTGTAGGATGATTATTTGGATTGTTTTGGTGAGCCCGAAGTGATAGGAAAGGTATATTTTAAGCTATACTCATTTGGCTTTTGGTCATGCAATTCCCTACCATCGAAGCGTTATGAACCAAGTGTTTGTCATTTGAAATATTAGGTTGGGACTGATATTCAAGACTTCAAGTGCTCTTGGTTGGTTGTGAAAGCTTTAGAAATTGCTAGTGAGGAACAAAAGAAACTATTACACGTAAGCAAGTAAATCTATATTCTAATGTATTGTATACTAGTCCCGGTGTTATAGTTCTTGATTACATGTATTCATGTTTGTGTTATGTTACCAGGAGAATTATGGGAAAGATGACGAAACATGTATTGCAAAAGTAAAAGAACTATACAAAGTCCTTGATCTTGAGGTTATTCTCTCCATCTTCTTGTTCTACTTTACTTTACTTTTCTGGAACCGCATCTTGAAGCCTGGAAAACATATTGCATAACATCAAGGGATTATTTCTTGTGCCTTTTTTTCTGTATTTCGAACCAAAGGTTTTAAcattaccattttatttcacttGCGGTTTTAGGGTGTGTTTCTGGAGTATGAGAGCAGCAGTTACCAGAAACTTACAAAATTGATTGAATCTCATTCAAGTAAAGCAGTACAGGCAGTGCTGAAATCATTCTTGGCAAAGATATACAAGAGGCAGAAGTAAGCAAAGAAGGAAGCAGATACCGAATGCTTAGCAACGGCAATGTTACTGCCTCATTTTCTAATAATTGACTACGACAAGGGACAGTAGAAAAAGCAAAACACGTTTGTATCCCTTCTCTTCTGGTTTTCCTGCTTCGGATTTCCGGTGAAAAACTCCCCTGCTGAATCTGTTAGGCCAAACTATGTCAATTTTGGTGACTTTCATTAATTGTATTTTTATGTTGTAAGATTTCGGCTTTTTGGCCTTGGAGAAATTAGACTCATAAGTTGATTTATTTGCCGTTATCGGAAAAAAAAGGACTCAAAGATGCTGTGTTGTATTGTATTCAGAGGTCAATTTTGTTCCTTGTGACTCCATGCCACCCTGAAGCAAATGCCACTTACTTTGCAGCTCTTGTGCAGATTCCTGCCCGGCTTAGTATGCTAGTCTCTTACAGAAATGTTGCAGTAAAAGTAATTTCCTGCACTTGCATGACCGATGCATAGTGTGTGCACATAAGAAAGCGTTCTAGTTAACATAGAGATGTACATGCAGACATATATCCAGCACAACCAAATTATGATCAATAATTTGACATTCAGAACTTAATTTTCAGTTTCTTTGACAAACAATAGGATAATCAATAGTAAACTATGGGAGGGGAATTCAAACAGGAACCTCGAGTGCAAGGTCGAATGCTCTTAACCAATTGAACTACAATCCACTTGCAACGTAATTTTCAGTTTTATCTAGTAGCTTCGAGACTCGTTTATTTTTGTATACTCTCCtctcttttttatctttttcttattaaaattCAGAACTACTAaccattttggttaattttagAATGGAAGGTGATTACCTATTTTATGAATTAACAAATATTGAGTTGTGAGGGCGAGCCTTGGCGGTATAGAAATATTATTTCTTTGTAACCGAAAGGTTACAGGATCGAGTCGTGAAGACGACAGTAAGACTGCATACTATAGAGTTTTCTCCTGACCCACTGCATACTATAGAGTTTTCTCCTGACCCTCATAAAGCGAAGAGTCTTGTTGGCTTGGGATCGCCctgtatttttttcaataaatattgAGTTGTACTATTGGCCAATGGTACTTCTGGCTTTGGAAAGCTGTTATTCTGTTCTTTTTTCTTGGCACAATAattagttaaaaataaaaaatatttagggATGGAAAAAATGGAAATTAGTGGCTACAAACTTGTGATGAAGGAGACACCACAAACTTGCAACTCCAAAAAAAGAAGTGGTTGAAACTTGAAGCCCAAAAATTCAGCTATTTGTGACTGCTGTCAAATTTGTTCATATTTCAAATCAagattttcttccattttgtTAAGGGGGTGGGTTGAAAGATAAATGTGGTAGCACCTCCTTTCACCATCTCACCCTTCTCTCCTTGCAAGAAGCCAGACAACATTTTTTCTGGCGATTGGGGAAGAACTTCTACCATTTCCCAAGTATTCTCCTGCAGGTTTACATATATACTTTTCTTGTCAAAATCTTCTGATTTCAAACGTTTTCTTTCGTTTATTCTATGTGTTTGTTTTTTCTAATCGATTTTGAATATTTGATAATGAGTTTAACACAATGCTTGCATCATTGCCATCCTCCGATCGCTTTATATATCTCAGCCATCGAATTGTTTGATGAATGACACTACGGAAAAAGTCATGAATCGGTATAATTTTGATGATCGTGTGTTAGTAAACACGCAGAAAGTCGAGAATCATCCCTAATCATTTCAGTATGCGTTCTATGTGAATAAACATGCCAGAAAAGTGTATGTATCGTTGGAAATCTAGTATCTTAAGAACCTTTTCTCTTTAAACATATCGTTGTTGGACTCAAAATCTCGAGTGCATGGGTGAATACATGTATAATAACGGtcgttatttttctttttggttgacGCTTGACAGAAAAATATGGCTGAAAAGGTGGAGCAAAATCCCCGAACCCCAAGGACGATCAAGTGCAAGGGTCAAAACCTAACCATACCAGAATTTACCATAGAGGATTTGAGGAAGCATAATCACATGCTTGGTTCACCAACATCACAAGGAGGTACTCCAAAATCAGCAAGGTGGAAGAACTGCCTCTGCTCCCCAACCACCCATGTTGGCTCATTCCGCTGCAGACACCACCGAACTTCAAGTTTCGGCTCGGGCCTCAGCCGTGTAGGGAGCTCCGTCGGCTCCAACCTCTCGGAGCTCGAGAACCGAAAAGTAGAGCCTAGTCCCCTTAATGACTCAGTCCCTGCTCAGTAACTTCTTCTGATCATATGGAAAAATGTTGAGTTGAGTGAATATTTGGCATGCATGCGTGTA
Encoded proteins:
- the LOC103447197 gene encoding farnesyl pyrophosphate synthase-like, whose translation is MGDLRSKFLGVYSVLKSELLNDPAFEFTDVSRQWVERMLDYTVPGGKLNRGLSVVDSLKLLKDGKDLTDDEFFHSSALGWCIEWLQAYFLVLDDIMDGSHTRRGQQCWFRLPKIGMIAVNDGILLRNHIPRVLKKHFRGKPYYVDLLDLFNEVEFQTAHGQLIDLITTHEGEKDLSKYSLSLHRRIVQYKTAYYSFYLPVACALLMAGEDLERHADVKTILIEMGTYFQVQDDYLDCFGEPEVIGKVGTDIQDFKCSWLVVKALEIASEEQKKLLHENYGKDDETCIAKVKELYKVLDLEGVFLEYESSSYQKLTKLIESHSSKAVQAVLKSFLAKIYKRQK